One genomic region from Rattus norvegicus strain BN/NHsdMcwi chromosome 10, GRCr8, whole genome shotgun sequence encodes:
- the Sphk1 gene encoding sphingosine kinase 1 isoform a (isoform a is encoded by transcript variant 1), whose amino-acid sequence MQLDSPPTSKDLAASGNDEGALTAQGGGEGEPHGQSPDTRLGNTDKQLHTGAAVTSSSAGAASVAPCQREPRDLAMQPADCPRGLLPRPCRVLVLLNPRGGKGKALKLFQSRVRPLLEEAEVSFKLMLTERQNHARELVCAEELGHWDALAVMSGDGLMHEVVNGLMERPDWESAIQKPLCSLPGGSGNALAASLNYYAGHEQVTNEDLLINCTLLLCCRQLSPMNLLSLHTASGRQLYSVLSLSWGFVADVDLESEKYRSLGEIRFTVGTFFRLASLRIYQGQLAYLPVGKAASKIPASSLAQKGPANTYLVPLEEPVPPHWTVVPEQDFVLVLVLLHTHLSTEMFAAPMGRCEAGVMHLFYIRAGVSRAMLLRLFLAMQKGKHMDLDCPYLVHVPVVAFRLEPRNQRGVFSVDGELMVCEAVQGQVHPNYLWMVSGSSDSPSGRDSQRRPPPEEPI is encoded by the exons ATGCAACTGGACTCTCCACCAACCTCAAAGG ATCTGGCCGCCTCCGGGAATGACGAGGGCGCTCTCACAGCCCAGGGAGGTGGAGAGGGCGAGCCCCACGGCCAGTCACCAGACACCCGCCTGGGCAACACCGATAAGCAGCTGCACACTGGAGCCGCCGTTACCTCTAGCAGCGCCGGGGCAGCATCGGTGGCTCCTTGTCAGCGGGAGCCCCGGGACCTGGCTATGCAACCAG CAGACTGTCCCCGGGGACTGCTCCCACGGCCATGCAGAGTGTTGGTGCTGCTGAACCCCCGGGGTGGCAAGGGCAAGGCTCTGAAGCTCTTTCAGAGCCGTGTGCGGCCCCTTCTGGAGGAGGCTGAGGTATCCTTTAAACTGATGCTCACCG AACGGCAGAACCATGCCAGGGAGCTGGTGTGTGCAGAAGAACTGGGTCACTGGGATGCCTTGGCGGTCATGTCCGGTGACGGTCTGATGCACGAG GTGGTGAATGGGCTAATGGAACGACCTGACTGGGAGAGTGCCATCCAGAAACCCCTATGTAGCCTCCCTGGAGGCTCTGGCAATGCGCTGGCAGCTTCTTTGAACTACTATGCTGG GCACGAGCAGGTCACTAATGAAGATCTCCTGATCAACTGCACACTGCTGTTATGCTGCCGGCAGCTGTCACCCATGAATCTGCTGTCCCTGCACACCGCTTCCGGACGGCAACTCTATTCTGTTCTCAGTCTGTCCTGGGGTTTCGTTGCTGACGTGGACTTGGAGAGTGAGAAATACAGGAGCTTGGGGGAGATTCGTTTCACGGTGGGAACCTTTTTTCGCCTAGCAAGCCTGCGCATTTACCAAGGCCAACTGGCCTACCTTCCTGTAGGGAAGGCTGCCTCTAAGATACCTGCTTCCTCACTGGCACAGAAGGGCCCTGCCAACACATACCTCGTTCCTCTGGAGGAGCCAGTGCCACCTCATTGGACTGTGGTGCCAGAGCAGGACTTCGttctggtgctggtgctgcttcACACCCACCTGAGCACAGAGATGTTTGCAGCACCCATGGGCCGCTGCGAGGCTGGTGTTATGCATCTGTTCTATATACGTGCGGGGGTGTCAAGGGCCATGCTGCTGCGCCTCTTCCTGGCCATGCAGAAGGGCAAGCATATGGACCTCGACTGCCCGTACTTGGTTCATGTGCCAGTGGTTGCCTTCCGCCTGGAACCCAGGAACCAGAGGGGAGTGTTTTCTGTGGACGGGGAGCTGATGGTGTGTGAAGCTGTGCAGGGCCAAGTGCACCCAAACTACCTTTGGATGGTCTCTGGTAGCAGTGACTCCCCGTCCGGCCGGGACTCCCAGCGGAGGCCACCTCCAGAAGAACCAATATGA
- the Sphk1 gene encoding sphingosine kinase 1 isoform b (isoform b is encoded by transcript variant 5) gives MQPADCPRGLLPRPCRVLVLLNPRGGKGKALKLFQSRVRPLLEEAEVSFKLMLTERQNHARELVCAEELGHWDALAVMSGDGLMHEVVNGLMERPDWESAIQKPLCSLPGGSGNALAASLNYYAGHEQVTNEDLLINCTLLLCCRQLSPMNLLSLHTASGRQLYSVLSLSWGFVADVDLESEKYRSLGEIRFTVGTFFRLASLRIYQGQLAYLPVGKAASKIPASSLAQKGPANTYLVPLEEPVPPHWTVVPEQDFVLVLVLLHTHLSTEMFAAPMGRCEAGVMHLFYIRAGVSRAMLLRLFLAMQKGKHMDLDCPYLVHVPVVAFRLEPRNQRGVFSVDGELMVCEAVQGQVHPNYLWMVSGSSDSPSGRDSQRRPPPEEPI, from the exons ATGCAACCAG CAGACTGTCCCCGGGGACTGCTCCCACGGCCATGCAGAGTGTTGGTGCTGCTGAACCCCCGGGGTGGCAAGGGCAAGGCTCTGAAGCTCTTTCAGAGCCGTGTGCGGCCCCTTCTGGAGGAGGCTGAGGTATCCTTTAAACTGATGCTCACCG AACGGCAGAACCATGCCAGGGAGCTGGTGTGTGCAGAAGAACTGGGTCACTGGGATGCCTTGGCGGTCATGTCCGGTGACGGTCTGATGCACGAG GTGGTGAATGGGCTAATGGAACGACCTGACTGGGAGAGTGCCATCCAGAAACCCCTATGTAGCCTCCCTGGAGGCTCTGGCAATGCGCTGGCAGCTTCTTTGAACTACTATGCTGG GCACGAGCAGGTCACTAATGAAGATCTCCTGATCAACTGCACACTGCTGTTATGCTGCCGGCAGCTGTCACCCATGAATCTGCTGTCCCTGCACACCGCTTCCGGACGGCAACTCTATTCTGTTCTCAGTCTGTCCTGGGGTTTCGTTGCTGACGTGGACTTGGAGAGTGAGAAATACAGGAGCTTGGGGGAGATTCGTTTCACGGTGGGAACCTTTTTTCGCCTAGCAAGCCTGCGCATTTACCAAGGCCAACTGGCCTACCTTCCTGTAGGGAAGGCTGCCTCTAAGATACCTGCTTCCTCACTGGCACAGAAGGGCCCTGCCAACACATACCTCGTTCCTCTGGAGGAGCCAGTGCCACCTCATTGGACTGTGGTGCCAGAGCAGGACTTCGttctggtgctggtgctgcttcACACCCACCTGAGCACAGAGATGTTTGCAGCACCCATGGGCCGCTGCGAGGCTGGTGTTATGCATCTGTTCTATATACGTGCGGGGGTGTCAAGGGCCATGCTGCTGCGCCTCTTCCTGGCCATGCAGAAGGGCAAGCATATGGACCTCGACTGCCCGTACTTGGTTCATGTGCCAGTGGTTGCCTTCCGCCTGGAACCCAGGAACCAGAGGGGAGTGTTTTCTGTGGACGGGGAGCTGATGGTGTGTGAAGCTGTGCAGGGCCAAGTGCACCCAAACTACCTTTGGATGGTCTCTGGTAGCAGTGACTCCCCGTCCGGCCGGGACTCCCAGCGGAGGCCACCTCCAGAAGAACCAATATGA
- the Sphk1 gene encoding sphingosine kinase 1 isoform X1: MQPDCPRGLLPRPCRVLVLLNPRGGKGKALKLFQSRVRPLLEEAEVSFKLMLTERQNHARELVCAEELGHWDALAVMSGDGLMHEVVNGLMERPDWESAIQKPLCSLPGGSGNALAASLNYYAGHEQVTNEDLLINCTLLLCCRQLSPMNLLSLHTASGRQLYSVLSLSWGFVADVDLESEKYRSLGEIRFTVGTFFRLASLRIYQGQLAYLPVGKAASKIPASSLAQKGPANTYLVPLEEPVPPHWTVVPEQDFVLVLVLLHTHLSTEMFAAPMGRCEAGVMHLFYIRAGVSRAMLLRLFLAMQKGKHMDLDCPYLVHVPVVAFRLEPRNQRGVFSVDGELMVCEAVQGQVHPNYLWMVSGSSDSPSGRDSQRRPPPEEPI, encoded by the exons ATGCAACCAG ACTGTCCCCGGGGACTGCTCCCACGGCCATGCAGAGTGTTGGTGCTGCTGAACCCCCGGGGTGGCAAGGGCAAGGCTCTGAAGCTCTTTCAGAGCCGTGTGCGGCCCCTTCTGGAGGAGGCTGAGGTATCCTTTAAACTGATGCTCACCG AACGGCAGAACCATGCCAGGGAGCTGGTGTGTGCAGAAGAACTGGGTCACTGGGATGCCTTGGCGGTCATGTCCGGTGACGGTCTGATGCACGAG GTGGTGAATGGGCTAATGGAACGACCTGACTGGGAGAGTGCCATCCAGAAACCCCTATGTAGCCTCCCTGGAGGCTCTGGCAATGCGCTGGCAGCTTCTTTGAACTACTATGCTGG GCACGAGCAGGTCACTAATGAAGATCTCCTGATCAACTGCACACTGCTGTTATGCTGCCGGCAGCTGTCACCCATGAATCTGCTGTCCCTGCACACCGCTTCCGGACGGCAACTCTATTCTGTTCTCAGTCTGTCCTGGGGTTTCGTTGCTGACGTGGACTTGGAGAGTGAGAAATACAGGAGCTTGGGGGAGATTCGTTTCACGGTGGGAACCTTTTTTCGCCTAGCAAGCCTGCGCATTTACCAAGGCCAACTGGCCTACCTTCCTGTAGGGAAGGCTGCCTCTAAGATACCTGCTTCCTCACTGGCACAGAAGGGCCCTGCCAACACATACCTCGTTCCTCTGGAGGAGCCAGTGCCACCTCATTGGACTGTGGTGCCAGAGCAGGACTTCGttctggtgctggtgctgcttcACACCCACCTGAGCACAGAGATGTTTGCAGCACCCATGGGCCGCTGCGAGGCTGGTGTTATGCATCTGTTCTATATACGTGCGGGGGTGTCAAGGGCCATGCTGCTGCGCCTCTTCCTGGCCATGCAGAAGGGCAAGCATATGGACCTCGACTGCCCGTACTTGGTTCATGTGCCAGTGGTTGCCTTCCGCCTGGAACCCAGGAACCAGAGGGGAGTGTTTTCTGTGGACGGGGAGCTGATGGTGTGTGAAGCTGTGCAGGGCCAAGTGCACCCAAACTACCTTTGGATGGTCTCTGGTAGCAGTGACTCCCCGTCCGGCCGGGACTCCCAGCGGAGGCCACCTCCAGAAGAACCAATATGA